The Helianthus annuus cultivar XRQ/B chromosome 16, HanXRQr2.0-SUNRISE, whole genome shotgun sequence genome includes a window with the following:
- the LOC110916351 gene encoding vacuolar iron transporter homolog 4: MATQNVLNLQIPENKSVDEGFDYSRRGQWLRAAVLGATDGLVSVASLMMGVGAVKHEVKTMILTGFAGLVAGACSMAIGEFVSVSSQLDIEVSHMKRAASTNKESKSEQLPNPVQAAAASALAFIFGAIVPLLAASFIVNHKVRLAVVVAAVTIALAVFGWIGARLGGTPVVKSCARVLVGGWMAMAITFGLTKGVSSSTL, encoded by the coding sequence ATGGCAACACAAAATGTCTTAAATCTTCAAATTCCCGAAAACAAATCTGTTGACGAAGGTTTTGACTACTCACGAAGGGGACAGTGGCTTCGTGCAGCTGTCCTAGGAGCCACCGATGGTTTAGTGTCGGTTGCATCCCTGATGATGGGTGTTGGAGCCGTGAAACATGAGGTTAAAACCATGATTCTCACAGGTTTTGCTGGTCTTGTCGCAGGAGCGTGTAGCATGGCGATTGGAGAATTTGTGTCGGTATCCTCTCAGCTTGACATAGAGGTTTCTCACATGAAACGAGCCGCATCAACCAACAAAGAAAGTAAGAGTGAACAGCTGCCAAACCCCGTGCAGGCGGCTGCAGCATCAGCACTTGCATTTATATTTGGGGCGATAGTGCCTTTACTTGCTGCTTCTTTCATAGTGAACCATAAGGTAAGGCTGGCTGTGGTGGTGGCTGCAGTCACAATTGCACTAGCGGTTTTCGGTTGGATTGGAGCGCGTTTAGGGGGGACTCCTGTGGTGAAGTCttgtgctagagttctagtgggaggGTGGATGGCTATGGCTATTACCTTTGGGCTGACCAAGGGGGTCAGCTCTAGCACACTTTGA